CCCCGATGTGGTGGCAGGAGGAGCGGTTCTGGATCTGTTTGAGATGTGGCGAGTACTACACCGCAAGGGCGGGGGAGTACTCCAAGCTTGCAACACTCTCAACAGAGGGGCGATCCACGGCCACAACCGCGCTGGCCACATCGATCCTGCTAAACGCTGCCAAGACCAACGCCATAAAGAAGAAGCTGCTGACCTTTACCGATAACCGCCAGGATGCTTCGCTCCAGGCGGCCCATTTCAACGATTTCGTCAAGTCGGCTGTGCTGCGAGCTGCGCTATACAAGGCGTTGAAGGGCAGAAAAGAGCTCCGCTTCGATACCGTCGCCAGCGAGGTCGTGAAACGCATCAGTCTGAATGTCTCGGATATAGCGCAGAACCCATCAGTGGATCCCAGTAGCTCGAGCGCAATGCGTGTCTGGAACGCGTTCGAGCAGCTTACAGAATACCGCATCTACGAGGACCTCCGTCGGGGCTGGCGGGTCATTCAACCGAACCTCGAAGACGTTGGGCTGCTCCAGATAGACTACGATGGGGTCTACGAGCTGGCCGAGCAGGATGAACGTTTCAAGGATATGCCAGTGCTTGCTGGTTATTCGCCCGAGATGCGCGCAAAGGTGCTCCGGACCGTGCTCGATTACTTCCGGAAGCAGCTTGCCATTGAGGCCCGCGTGCTCCATGAGGACCATCAGCAAAAGATCCGTAGTCAATCAAATCAGCATCTGAACGAGTTGTGGGGTCTCGATCCCGACAACCCCTCCATATATCCGGCTCCTGCACTCATGCGTCCCGGCGAGGCTGCGCGCCTCCCACGCGAGAGCTACTTCAAAATCACCGCGAGATCGCTCCTCGGACGTTACCTGCAGCGATCGCTCCAGCTCAACCCCGCGGACGTCGAGCGCCTGCTTGACATGCTTCTGAACGTGCTGGTAGGATGGGGGCTGCTGCGAGAGCACACTTATGAGGACCACCGTCTTTACCGTTTAGACGCTGGATGCATCATCTGGCGCCTCGGAGACGGGACCCCTCCGCAACCCGACCCGATCTGGGCGAGACGCACGACAGACCTGACTCCAGAGGTGAACCGCTTTTTCCAGCAGTTTTACATGGAGTCATCCTCTGATCTTGCCTCCCTGGAGGCGCGGGAGCACACCGCGCAGGTGGTGACTCCGGGCGAGCGCGAGAGGCGTGAGCGTAGGTTCCGAGGCATCGAGGATCCACCGCTGCCATACCTGGTCTGCTCGCCGACCATGGAGCTGGGGATCGATATCGCCGACCTGGACGCGGTCCACATGCGCAACATCCCCCCAACACCTGCCAACTACGCGCAGCGCAGCGGCAGGGCCGGGCGCCAGGGCCAGGCAGGGCTGATCATGGCTTACTGTGGTGCCTACAGCCCCCACGATCAGTACTTCTTCCGCAGCCGTGAGGAGATGGTGGCAGGCAGCGTGCAGGCCCCACGCATCGATCTAACCAACGAGGCCCTCATCCGGGCACACGTGCATGCAGAGTGGCTGGCCACAGTCAACCTGCCGCTGCATCAGTCTGTGGAGAACGTTATAAATATCGATCTGGAGACGCTGCCGATGCTCGATACGGTCGCAGCCCAGCTCCAGCTGAGCGATCATCTCCTGGGGACACTCAGATCCAGGATAGAGTCCATAATCGCCCACGATCGGGATGAGCTGAGCAGCTCCGGCTGGTTCACAGACGATTGGATAGATCGTGTTATAAATGAGGCCCCATCCGCCTTCGACCATGCCTTCGACCGGTGGCGTGAACTTTTCCGGGCTGCAAACAGCCAGCTAGACAGAGCGAATCAAATGATGAAGCAACGCGATAAAAAGATCCAGGAAAGAGCCAAACGACTGCAAGATGAGGCCCTTCGTCAGCGCAACCTGCTACTGCAGCAGGACGTGGCGCGCGAGGAGGGCGACTTCTACCCATACAGGTATCTTGCCAGCGAGGGGTTCCTGCCGGGCTACAACTTCCCAGCGCTACCCGTGCGGGCCTGGGTGCCGCGCCGTGGTCAGGGCGAGTTCATTGCGCGCCCGCGTTTCCTGGCGATCCGCGAGTTCGGCCCGGAGAACATAGTCTACCACGAGGGCTCAAAGTGGGAGGTGTATCGCTTCCAGTCGCCCCCGGGTGGCCTGGAGCAGCGCAGGATGCAGAAAAAGATCTGCAAAATGTGCTCAGCCTTTGCCGATATCGATGACGACATGTGCACCGTCTGCGAGACGCGTTTCGATGCGTCCAACTCCACAGTCGTATCGCTTCTTGAGATGCCCAACGTTGCCCTGCGCAGGCGCGAGAGGATCACGTGCAACGAGGAGGAACGCACGCGTAAGGGGTACAGGTTGCAGATGACCTATCGGTTCGCATCTAAGACCAGCAGTCAGAGGATCGTGGACGCTCAGGTGAAAAACATGCTTGATCTCCGGTACGCGCCATCCGCCACGATCATGATCGTGAACCACGGCTGGCGGGCACGCCGTGTAGAGGGTTTCCCTGTGGATATGGAGAGTGGTGAGCTGGTGTCTGATAGAGATCTGGAGAACAACCGCAATCTCACCACCCACCCCACCAAGATCGAGCGCGTGAAGCTCTGCGTCCAGGACACACAGAACCTCCTGCACATGCGCATTCAGGATCAATCGCTGCGATGGGATCTCGTATTCGAGACGAGCCTGATGTTCGCACTGGAGCGGGCGATCGAGCAATTATACCAGCTTGAGGAGTCGGAGCTGGTGGCAGAACAGGTTGGTGATGGGGATTGGTGTGCGCTTGTGTTCTACGAGGCTGCTGAGGGTGGTGCCGGCGTACTGCGCCAGCTGGTAAATGACCCGTATGCACTGGCAGAGGTTGCAAGAGAAGCGTTGCGAATCCTGCACTTCGACCCGGAGACTGGAGCTGATCTGGCCGAGGATGAACACCAGGCCTGTTACGAGTGCCTGCTCAGCTACTCGAACCAGCCAGTGGCGCACCTCCTCAACCGCTACAGTGTCCGTGACTTCCTCATGGAGATGACAAAACGTCAGACGGAGCTCAAGTACGGCCATCGCACTCGAAGGGAGCAGTACCTGTGGCTTCGCAGCCGTACTGACAGCAGGTCGGAGCTGGAGCGAAAACTGATCGACACTCTATATCAAGGCGGGTACCGTTTGCCTGACGATGCACAGAGAAACATACCGGAGCTGAAGTGCATTACGGACTTCTTCTACGAGCCGAACGTGTGTGTATTCTGCGACGGGTCGGTTCATGACAATCCGGATCAGCGCGCTTATGATGAGAAGCTGCGAAGCCAGCTTCTTGCCAGTGGCTACAGGGTAGTCGTCACACGCTACGATCAGGGTCTGAACGAGCAGATCCAAAGGTATCCCGATATCTTCGGAAAGAGGAGCGATGTCGTTTAAAGCTTGACACAATCC
The Methanothrix sp. DNA segment above includes these coding regions:
- a CDS encoding DEAD/DEAH box helicase, encoding MTETIFDLHSQILKDYRDFVHSFIQIADDRAREFIEQALMEEERLWPEPLLQLSPAYKRVATVDELAQRGLIHPETARIFRNKEGKPLHLYQHQVEAIERASRGESFVVTTGTGSGKSLCYFIPVVDAVVREPDLQRPLALIIYPMNALANSQLEMLRELKDNYEKRTGREFPVRFKRYTGETPEEERQSIRHDPPHILLTNYMMVELMMVRPEDKELFREVESKLFLVFDELHTYRGRQGADVAMLVRRIKARMNRNPVIHIGTSATMVAHRNATAEERRMAVSDFASRFFGHRIGTENVIEETLEPLTEGGMPSQTELSSSFDEPLPSDPELFRRHPLVRWMEYALGVELEDGNRLRRRTPRTLSDVARELKEITGRDEDACRETLREILLHPDSSNNGRSLFPFKLHQFISQGRAVFATLEPLDKRRFSLEYRPSNGRILWAQLRFCRICGQDHYEVVKKDDPNTGEHFRPLPPGGDDLLEEGTPGYLTPISPEMPEDIDEIIPSEWYDSRTGKIKPTWRKRVPRKVWVFPDGRFLPDGEYRGNETEGATPMWWQEERFWICLRCGEYYTARAGEYSKLATLSTEGRSTATTALATSILLNAAKTNAIKKKLLTFTDNRQDASLQAAHFNDFVKSAVLRAALYKALKGRKELRFDTVASEVVKRISLNVSDIAQNPSVDPSSSSAMRVWNAFEQLTEYRIYEDLRRGWRVIQPNLEDVGLLQIDYDGVYELAEQDERFKDMPVLAGYSPEMRAKVLRTVLDYFRKQLAIEARVLHEDHQQKIRSQSNQHLNELWGLDPDNPSIYPAPALMRPGEAARLPRESYFKITARSLLGRYLQRSLQLNPADVERLLDMLLNVLVGWGLLREHTYEDHRLYRLDAGCIIWRLGDGTPPQPDPIWARRTTDLTPEVNRFFQQFYMESSSDLASLEAREHTAQVVTPGERERRERRFRGIEDPPLPYLVCSPTMELGIDIADLDAVHMRNIPPTPANYAQRSGRAGRQGQAGLIMAYCGAYSPHDQYFFRSREEMVAGSVQAPRIDLTNEALIRAHVHAEWLATVNLPLHQSVENVINIDLETLPMLDTVAAQLQLSDHLLGTLRSRIESIIAHDRDELSSSGWFTDDWIDRVINEAPSAFDHAFDRWRELFRAANSQLDRANQMMKQRDKKIQERAKRLQDEALRQRNLLLQQDVAREEGDFYPYRYLASEGFLPGYNFPALPVRAWVPRRGQGEFIARPRFLAIREFGPENIVYHEGSKWEVYRFQSPPGGLEQRRMQKKICKMCSAFADIDDDMCTVCETRFDASNSTVVSLLEMPNVALRRRERITCNEEERTRKGYRLQMTYRFASKTSSQRIVDAQVKNMLDLRYAPSATIMIVNHGWRARRVEGFPVDMESGELVSDRDLENNRNLTTHPTKIERVKLCVQDTQNLLHMRIQDQSLRWDLVFETSLMFALERAIEQLYQLEESELVAEQVGDGDWCALVFYEAAEGGAGVLRQLVNDPYALAEVAREALRILHFDPETGADLAEDEHQACYECLLSYSNQPVAHLLNRYSVRDFLMEMTKRQTELKYGHRTRREQYLWLRSRTDSRSELERKLIDTLYQGGYRLPDDAQRNIPELKCITDFFYEPNVCVFCDGSVHDNPDQRAYDEKLRSQLLASGYRVVVTRYDQGLNEQIQRYPDIFGKRSDVV